From a region of the Babylonia areolata isolate BAREFJ2019XMU chromosome 25, ASM4173473v1, whole genome shotgun sequence genome:
- the LOC143299906 gene encoding piercer of microtubule wall 1 protein-like, producing the protein MEQTTSTGIGAGTAPPGWTQGYGGKPQHPMYTTSSNNYGAKAPSVHTVPTQFYAKSQQFSQHLGQCGMYRNYSLNTEVDKSKV; encoded by the exons ATGGAACAg ACTACAAGCACAGGAATAGGAGCTGGGACTGCGCCACCAG GCTGGACTCAAGGATATGGAGGCAAACCCCAGCACCCAATGTACACCACCTCCTCCAACAACTACGGAGCCAAGGCCCCCTCTGTGCACACAGTGCCCACCCAGTTCTATGCCAAGTCACAGCAGTTCAG TCAGCATTTGGGACAGTGTGGAATGTACCGCAATTACTCCCTCAACACAGAAGTGGACAAGAGCAAAGTGTAA